The genomic window CGACGGGATCGCGGTGCGTGAAGGCAACGGTCGCATCCGGAAACGTCGCCATCAACGGGCCGAGTTGCTCACAATGTTGTGGGCTCTTGAGCACCCACGTCCGCGGCCCGCGCAGAAATGTCAGCGCCTGCAGCACCTTCTTGAGATAGGCGTAATGACGATACTGGTCGAGCTTCAGGTAGTAGTCACGCCAATCCGGCACTTGCGCATGCCATTCCAGAACGTAGGAGGCCAGATCGAGATCGAGCAGCTCGACCTCCTCCTCGATCGCTTCGGGGAACCGGTCGTGCATGGCCGCGACCACCGGGGCGCTGGCCATCAGGGCGTCGTGTTCGGCCCTGGCGCGCGCGTAGCGCGGATCGACCCCGAAGCTGTCGGGCCCCTGGCCGCGGGCGGGTATCGGATCCTGGCTCTCCCAATACGGCAACGCGCGCCGGCGGGGATCGGCAGCAATGAGGTTCACCAGATGCGTGGTACCCGATCGCGGCATCCCGACGACGATGAAGGGCTTTTCGATCGGGATCGACTGGATCTCGGGATAGCGTTTGAGGAGCTGGGTGAGCGACAACCGGTTGCGCAGTAACCGAACTACCCGTTGGCGCAGGGTTGAGCGGGTGAGCTCGCGAAGGCTCGTGTCGGATTCGATCGCGGCCACGTGCGCGGTCAGCCGGTCCCCGAAGCCATCGGCGTCATCTAGATCGGAGCCCACCCCGGCCTGGTCAACGGCTTCGGCAAACATCCGGTCGATGTTCAGGTCGACGCGCTTGGCCTCGGTGAATTCCAGGACCTGACGCTGGATGTCGGTCAGCGTGGGCGAGGTCAGATCGTCGAAGTCGATGTCCGCGATGTCGGGGCCGGCAGAGCTCATGCGACCGCCTCCTCGACCAGGTGCCGACTATTCGACGTATCACAGTAACGCCAGCGTTTCCACGGGCGTACGCCAACCGGCGCCCGCTCTACAGGTTCGCCAAATCGTCTGGGACGTCGACCTTGTGTTCAAGCAGCACATCCAGCGGCACGACCTCGAGCGTGCTTTCGTGCGTGGAGGCCAACACCACCGGGGCGGCGTACCCGTCCTCATGAGCGCGCAGCCAGTTCAGCGCGGTCACGCACCAGCGATCACCCGGGAGCAGGCCGGGAAACCGGTACTCCGGGACCGGGGTCGACAGATCATTGCCGATCGAGCGCTGGTGCTCCAGAAAGTCGGCGGTCATCACGGCGCAGATGGTGTGCCGACCGCGGTCCTCGGGCCCGGTCGAGCAGCAACCGTCGCGGTAGAAACCGGTGAGCGGCTCGGTGCCGCAAGGCTGCAGCGGCCCACCTAGCACGTTGCGATCAGCCACCCGCTCAGTATCCCGCCGTTCGGGCCGCGCTGAGAAGAGGTCGCATTCGCCGCCGGATGTTGGCGAAGCCTGCGTACTTCGAGCGACATATACAGTGGGCCGGGTGTCGACGCCCAATCCGCCGGAATACCCGCCCGGCCCACCGCCGGAGGGGTGGCAGCCGTACGGTTATGGTCCGCAACCGGGCCCTCAATTCCCGCCGCCGTCGAGCTACCCACCTCCATCGGGCTATCGGCACCAGCCGGGCCATTCGGCGCCGCAGCCCTACCCCGGATTTCAACCCTACGGCGGTCATCCGGGATACGCGGTCGATCCCTACGCGCCGTTCGGACGGGATCTCGCCACGGGCCTTCCCCTTTCGGATAAGTCGGCCACCACCGCCGGCCTGCTGCAGCTGTTCTTCGGCTCGTTCGGCATCGGACGCTTCTACATCGAGTCCACGCAAATCGCCGCCGCGCAGCTGGGCCTGGGGCTGCTCGGCATCGTCTTCAGCGTGTTCTGTCTCCTCGGCGTGCCGGTGCTGCTCGGCAGCATCATCTGGGGCGTAGTCGACGCGATCATGATGTTGACCGGCAACGTCAAGGACGATGAGGGCCGCAAGCTGCGTTAGCCTCCGCGCCCAAGAACCGTTGTGTCACGGCGAGATAACGATTTCAAAACATCGATCCAACGCGTGTCAATCAGCCGCTCCAGCCGCAGCAGACGGGAAAATTGGTGGCATTTGATACAACGACGTACGGCACTGAAATCACCGTTGCTGCTGGCAGCGGGCATGGCACTGGCCCACACGCCTCGCGCGTCGGCCGTCGCGGATCGATGGACACCCGAGCGCGCCAACGCCTGGTATCAGTCGCAGGGCTGGCTGGTCGGTGCGAACTACGTTCCCTCGACCGCGATCAACCAGTTCGAGATGTTCCAGGCGGGAACCTACGACCCCCAGCGCATCGACAGCGAGCTGAACCTGGCGCGGTCGCACGGGTTCAATACCATGCGGGTCTTCCTGCACGACCAACTGTGGGCCACGGATCGCCAGGGCTTCCAGGCACGCCTGGGTCAGTTTGTGGGAATCGCGGCGCGCCATCGCATCAAACCGCTTTTCGTCTTCTTCGACTCCTGTTGGGACCCGGTGCCGAAGGCCGGACCGCAGCACCCTCCGGTACCGGGTGTGCACAACTCCGGCTGGGTGCAGAGCCCGGGCGCCGAACGCCTCGGTGATCCCCGCTACGCCGCCGTCATGCAGGACTATGTCACCGGGGTGTTGACTCAGTTCCGCAATGACGACCGGGTGTTGGGATGGGATCTGTGGAACGAACCCGATAATCCCGCCAAGGAATACCGCAAGGTCGAACGCGCGGACAAGCTGCAGCACGTAGCGGAGCTGCTGCCGCAGGTGTTCCGCTGGGCGCGCGCTGTCGATCCCGCTCAGCCGCTGACCAGCGGTGTCTGGCAAGGTGCGTGGGCGGACCGGGGCAGCCGCAGCGCGATCAGCTCGATTCAGCTCGACAACGCCGACGTGATCACGTTTCACAATTACGGCAAGCCGGCCGAGTTCGAGTCCAAGATCGGTGAGCTGGCGCCGATGGGCCGGCCGATCATCTGCACCGAATACATGGCTCGCCCGCAGGGCAGCACCATCGAGTCGGTTCTCCCAATTGCCAAGCGGCATAACGTCGGAGCCATCAACTGGGGATTCGTTGCCGGGAAGACCCAGACTTATATCCCGTGGGATTCGTGGGATCACCCGTACACCACGCCGCCGAAACTGTGGTTCCACGACCTGGTGCTGCCCGACGGAAAGCCGTACCGGGACAGCGAGTTGCAGACGCTTCGGGGGCTCGCCGGCGCCGTTAGCTGACCCTATGCGGCCCTCGGACCACGCACGTCAGGTGCGAGGGCGACCCCGGAACGTAGCGGCGTGACGCGGGCCAACTCGGTGACGTCGTGTTCGGCGGGATGCTCGATGTTGCGGTGGACGTACCAGATCGCGGCGATGGCGACGCCCGCCGCGCCCAGGGCCAGAACAACGGCGATGTCGCCGAGGGCCAGCAGAATGACGATTCCGGCGAGAATCCAGACGGCCTCGCCGATTGGGTAGCGCCCCTTGGGATTTTGCAACATGTCGGCCTCACTCAACAATCCATTCGCCGTTAAAGTCGGCGCATACGGCTGCAACGCGTGAGCGACACGAAAGCTGCCCGTCTGCCCAGACCGGTGACCCATTTCACTACCGGCCCGCACACACCGCCCTGCGGTTACTCCGGATAGTCGCCGATTTCCAGATCCTCGAGCAGGCTCGGATGGGTGGGCGCCCAGTCGAATCGCTGGCGCGTCAGCGCGCTGGACGACGGCTGATCGGCGGCGAAGATGGCGCCGAGCGGTCCGAAGTCTTCGGCGGGAGCGGAGGCGACAGGCACGCCGAGGCGGCGGCCGATCACCTCGGCGATCGCTCGCATCGGGTCGCCCTCGTCACCCACTGCGTGCAGTACCGAGCCGGGCGGTGCCTCTTCGAGAGCGATGCGGAACAACGCGGCGGCATCCTCGCGATGGACGGCGAGCCACCGCTGTGTGCCGTCGCCGACGTAGGCCGACACACCGCTGCGTCGCGCGGCCTGGATCAGGAGACTGGCAAAACCGTATCGCCCGCCTGCGTCATGCACCGACCGCGGTAGCCGTACCACCGACGATCGGACGCCGCGCTCGGCCAGGTCGACGACGAACTGACCGGTGCGGCCGCGGCCGGCCACGGGGCCCTCGGTCATGAACGGATCGGTCTCGGTACTCGGTCGGCCGGGCGCCGCCGGGGTGCCGTTCGCCAGAACGAGAGGTTTACCCGTCTCGACGAGCGCTTCGCCGATCGCGGCGACCGCGCGGGCTTCGTCGCCGACGGCGTCCCCTGTGCTGTTGAAGTCCTGGGGCAACGTGAAGTCGTGGGAGAACGCGAGGTAGGCGACACCGTCGGCATCGATCGCCTTTTGCAGCACGTCGAGGTCGGCGACGTCGCCGCGCAACGGCTCTGCGCCGAGGCGGCTGATCCTCGCGGCCGAGGACTCGGATCGGGCCAGTCCCACGACGTGATGACCAGCCGCGATGAGGTGTGTGACGACGGCCGACCCGATTCCACCGCTGGCACCGGTGACGAATATGCGCATGAATGACTTCCTTCGGTGATGCGGATGGCTCGCTGGCAACCCGACGCGCGCGAACGCTTGGTCGCGGCGGCGCTGGAGTTGTTCAACGAACGCGGATACGACGAGACGACGGTCGCGCAGATCGCCGAGCGGGCGGGCCTCACGAAGAGCACCTTCCTTCGGCACTTCCCCGACAAACGCGACGTGCTGGCGGCGGGCCAGGATGCCCTCGCGCGGCTGATGCGCGAGGGCATCGCCGCGGCGCCAGCCGACGCGACCCCACTGGACACCGTGTGCTCCGGTCTGAAGTCAGCCGCGGCGGCGTTCACGCCGGATAAACGGGAGTTCGCGCCAAGGTTGCAAGCGATGGTCGCGACCAGTGCCGAGCTACAGGAGCGCTACGCACTCAAACAGATCGGACTTGCCCTCGCAATGGCCGAGGCGCTGCAAACCCGGGGCATACCGGGCCCGACGGCCGCGTTGGCCGCCGAGCTCGGGGCGCTGGCGTTCAAGACCGCCTATGCCCGCTGGATAGAACCGGACGAAACCCGGAACCTGGGCACCCTCGCGTGCGAGGCGCTACGTGAATTACACAGCGCCGCAGCCAATCTTGGCTGACTCAGTGCTCCATGAGACCGGGCAGAGGTTCCGCCTCGGTCAGCCAATCGCGACCCGCCCTGGCGCGCCGTCGCTGGTGCTCAACATCAACTTCACCGGCGAGGTTCCCAAAGTCTACTTCGCATATCGTCCACCCTGCCGCCGCGCCACCCGGTGTTGTCGGACGTTTTAGCGCTGCAGCGGATGTTGGGCCACCAGAGCGCGAAGGTCACGCTCGATACCTACAGCGACTTGTTTGACGACGATCTCTATGTCGTCGCCACGAAGCTGGATGACCGGTATTCGCCTGAGGTTGCGGCCAAACTGTGGCCATAAGCCATTCAGGCGCAACCTTAGGAAACCTGGAAATGCGTCTCTTCCTGCGATTTCTCGCCGAGAGCTTTGGCGGTGGCGGAGGGATTTGAACCCTCGGACGGTTTTAGCCGTCACACGCTTTCGAGGCGTGCTCCTTAGGCCGCTCGGACACACCACCGCCGAGCAGCTTACAGAAGGAACCGCCTCTCACCCCAATCGCTGGCGCGCGAAGAACGCCTCCAGCGGCGCAGCGCACTCCCGCGCGAGCACGCCGCCGCGCACCTGCGGGCGGTGATTGAGCCGGCGGTCACGCACCACATCCCACAGCGAACCGACCGCACCCGTCTTGGGCTCCCAGGCGCCGAACACCAGCCGCGCGACGCGCGCCAGCACCAACGCGCCCGCGCACATCGTGCACGGCTCGACGGTGACCGCCAGGGTCGTGCCTTCCAGCCGCCACCCGTCACCGAGCACGGCGGCGGCGGTGCGTATCGCCAGGATCTCCGCGTGCGCGGTCGGATCACCAAGGGCCTCACGGGCATTAACGGCCCGGGCGAGTTCGGTTCCGTCCGGCCCCAAGATCACCGCACCGATCGGCACGTCCCGGGAACCCGCGGTCATCGCGGTCGACAGTGCGGCACGGATCAGATCCTCGTCGGTGGTGCTCACCGACCCAGTCTGACGGCGGCGACCCGCTTCGCCCAGCTGGGTCATTCGCGGCGACCCGCGGCGCCCGGCGCGGCCGCGCTTGCGATCGCCACGGCCGCGCTCGCGATCACCGACCCAAGCGGTCGATCACCGCCGACAGCTGATCGGCGAAGCCCATCTCGCGGGCGATGCGGCCCAGCTGCTCGTCGGCATACAGGTCGGTCTCGTCGAGAATGACGCCCAGCACCGCCTCGGGCAGGCCGATGTCGGACAGCAATCCGAGGTCACCCTCCTCGAACGGCTCGGACTCCTCGAGGTCTTCGGGATCGATGTCGGCGTCCAAGTTATCCAGGACCTCGGCGGCGATGTCGTAGTCGAGCGCCGCGGTGGCATCGGAGAGCAGCAACCGGGTCCCCGACGGCGCGGGACGCACGATGACGAAGAATTCGTCGTCGACATCGAGCAGCCCGAAGACCGCTCCCGCGCTGCGCAGTTCACGCAATTCCGTCTCGGCGGCGCTCAGACTGGTCAGCGCCTTGGGTCCCATGACGGAACAGCGCCACTGGCCCTCTTCCCTGACGACGGCGACACCAAAGCCGTCCGGCGCGTCCGCGGCCGGGCCCTGCGCTGAGGCCCGTTGTGATCCCATGGGCGCCTACGCTAGTCGCCGACCAGGCCGCTTGACCAGATAAGGCCCACTCGGCGCGCCACCTGAGAGCAGCGCTTCGGGCGAACTGTGCCAACCTTGCACTGTGGCTTGGACAGCGACCAGAACACCGGTATGCGTGCTCGGTCTGGGGCTCATCGGCGGCTCGATCATGCGGGCGGCGGCCGCCGCGGGGCGGGAAGTGTTCGGCTACAACCGGTCCGTCGAGGGCGCCCAGGGGGCCGTCGCCGACGGATTCGACGCCACCACCGACCTCACCCACACGCTGACCCGCGCCGCCCGTACCGGCGCGCTGATCGTGCTGGCCGTGCCGATGCCGGCGTTGCCGAGCATGCTCGCCCACATCAGCGAATTGGCCCCCCAATGCCCCCTGACCGACGTCACCAGCGTCAAAACCGCGGTGCTCGACGAGGTCAAGGCGGCCGGCCTGCAGGACCGCTTCGTCGGCGGTCACCCGATGACCGGCACGGAAAACTCGGGCTGGTCCGCCGGGCACGCCGGGTTGTTCACGATGGCCCCGTGGGTGGTCAGCGTCGATGACCACGTCGACCCGGTGGTCTGGTGGATGGTGATGACGTTGGCGCTGGACTGCGGCTCGGTGGTGGTGCCGGCCCGCTCCGACGAGCACGACGCGGCGGCCGCCGCGATATCCCATCTCCCGCACCTGCTCGCCGAGGCGCTGGCGGTGACGGCCGCCGAGGTGCCACTGGCCTTCGCGCTGGCCGCTGGCTCCTTCCGCGACGGCACCCGCGTGGCCGGCAGCGCCCCGGACCTGGTCCGGGCCATGTGCGAAGCGAACTCCGCGCAGCTGCTGCCGGCCGTCGACCGCATGATCGACCTGCTGAGCCGCGCCCGCGACTCGCTGGACTGGGACAACTCAGTTGCCGAGCTGGTCGAGGCGGGTCACGCCGCCCACACGCGCTACGACCGCTTTCCGCGCTCCGACATCTTTCCCGTCGTCATCGGCGCCGAGAAGTGGCGCGAGGAGCTGGCCGCCGCGGGCCGGGCGGGCGGGGTGATCAGATCCGCTCTGCCAATCCGGGATAGTCCACGATGAAGCCGTCGGCGTCGGCCGTCACGGTGGTGTCGGCGACGGGTGAGCGCAGCTTGATGCCGTCGAGACTACCCGTGCTGGTGTAGTTCACGATCGCCGCGGAAACGGTCATGTCGGGAACGTGCACGTAGACCATCGGCAGCGCGATCGAGTCGGCCTGATGCTGCAAGTCGAGGCGGCGGATGGGCAGCGCGTTGAAAAACGGGCTGAACACCACGTCGACGTCGAGCGCGCCGTTGAATCCTTCGCGCCGTTCCCCATGGTGATCGCTGATCAACCACATGTTTTCCTCGTCACGGGAGATGGCGAGCTGGCGTTCGCGCTCGGCCAAGGTGACGGTCAGCCCGAACCTCTTGGTGGCCCCGCTCTCGTCGGTCTGCACCTCGTAGAAGGCGCCGAAGGCGGGGTTGGCGGCGGTGGCCGCCGCCACAATGCGGCCATTGGCTCGAATTCGCTTGCCGGACAAATAAACTCGCACCGATTCCATACGGGACACATCCGGTGCGCGCCATGTCAACATCGCCGGCCAAGCGGGCTGGGTCGGATCGGTAGGGGCGTTCACACTCCTACCGTAAGACGTGTCCGCTGACGGGGGCAGCTTTGTCGCCAAGTGGGGCCGGTTTCACGTGGTCACGCCGCCGCGACCTGCGCAGCCGCCCGGTGCCCGGCACGGACAGCCACACCGCGAACGCCAGCAGGGCGTCGAGCGCCAGCGCCAGGGCCGCCACCATCAGCGCACCGACCAGGGCGAGCTGGAATTCGCGCATCTTGATCCCGTCGATCAGGTATCGGCCCAGCCCGCCCAGGCTGGCATAGGCGGCCACCGTTGCGGTGGCGACCACCTGCAACGTCGCGTTGCGCAGCCCGCCCAGGATCAGCGGCAGCGCGTTGGGCACCTCGACGCGCAGCAGGACCTGGGCCTCGGTCATGCCCATCGCGCGGGCGGCGTCGACCACCGTGGGCTCGACGCTGGCGATGCCCGCGTAGGTGCCGGCCAGCAGCGACGGCACGCCCAGCAGCGTCAGTGCCACCAGCGGCGGGCCTATGCCCAGCCCGAACAGCAACACCCCGAGCAGTAGCACACCCAGCGTCGGCAGGGCACGCAGACCGTTGATCGTGCCCACCACCAGCAGCGTGCCGCGGCCGGTGTGCCCGATCAGCATGCCGAGCGGGACGGCGATCAGGGCGGACGCGCCGACTGCCAGCGCGGTGTATTCCAGGTGTTCGATGGTGCGCGCGGCGAGCCCGACCGGGCCGGTCCAGTTGTCGGCGGTCAGCAGGTAGGACACCGCCTGCCCGACGAAGTTCATCGCGCACCCCCCACGACCGGGGCCGGCACCAATCGCCGCCGGCCCGCCCTGCGGGTGGCACGCTCCCAGGGCGTGGCCAGCCGCCCGACGACGAGGATCGACACGTCCAGGACGACGGCAAGCACCAGCAACACGATGATGCCAGCGACGATCTGGTCGCTCTTGTTGGCTTGGTATCCCATGGTGAACCACGAGCCGAGCCCCCCGATGCCGATCACCGAGCCCACCGCCACCATCGCGATGTTCGTCACCACGACGACGCGCAGGCCGGCGACCATGACCGGAATCGACAGCGGCAGTTCGACTTTCAGCTTTCGCTTGATCGTCGGGTAACCCACCGCGGTCGCCGCGTCCCGCACCTGCGCGGGAACGACGTCCAGCGCCTCGAGGATAGCCCGCACCAACAACGCGGTGGTATAGGCCGTCAGCGCGACGATGACGTTGACCTCGTCGAGGATGCGCGTCCCGATGATCGTCGGCAGGGCCACGAACAACGCCAGCGACGGGATGGTGAACACGACGCTGGCGGCCGCCGTCGTCAACCGCCGGGGAATCGGTGCGCGTTGCACCAGCATGCCCAGCGGCACCGCGACCGCGAGCCCGATCAGCACCGGCACCAACGCAAGCCGCAGATGCACGACCGTCAACCGCCCGGCGTCGCCCAGATGAGTCAGCAGATAGTGCATGTTCAGACCCGGCGCTGCGCTTCCACCGCGGCCAGGACGTCGGTGGCCAGCACGCCGCCGACGACCCTGCCGTCGCGGTCGACCGCGACGCCGACGAACGACGGAGAGGACAACGCCGCGTCGAGTGCCTGGCTGAGGTTGCCGCCCGGGCGGAGCTGCGAACCCACCGCGCTGAGGCAGTCCCGCAACGGCGTGCCCGCACGATGACGTCGCACCCCGTCGGCGTCGATCCAACCCACCGGCCCGCCGCCGTCGTCGACCACCAGCGTCCAGCCGTCCGCGGCGCACGTGGCCGAACCATCGGCCAACGCGCCCAGGACAATTCGATCGAGGTCGTGCAACGGCAACCCGGCCGCCTCGATGAGTTGCAGCCAGCGGTAGCCGCGGCCGAGCCCGATGAACCGGGCCACGAACTCGTTGGCGGGACACGAGAGCAGTTCCGCGGGCGCGTCGTATTGCTGCAGCACGCCGCCGCGGCCGAACACCGCCACCCGGTCGGCGAGTTTGAGGGCCTCGTCGATGTCGTGGGTGACGAACACGATCGTCTTGTGCAATTCGCCTTGCAGGCGCAGTATTTCGTTTTGCAGCTCGTGCCGGACCACGGGGTCGATGGCCGAAAACGGCTCGTCCATCAGCAAGATCGGCGGATCGGCGGCCAGGGCGCGGGCCACGCCGACGCGCTGTTGTTCGCCGCCGGACAGCTGCGCGGGAAATCGGTTGGCCAGCTTGGCGTCCAGGCCCACACGCTCGAGCACCGCGTAGGCGGCCTTGCGAGCCGCCCGCCGCGGCTGCCCCTTGAGCACCGGCACGGTCGCGACGTTGTCGATCACCCGCTGATGCGGCATCAGTCCGGCATTCTGCATGACGTAACCGATTCCGAGGCGAAGCTGGACCGCATCGACCGTCGACACGTCGGCGCCGGCCACCGTGATGGTGCCCGACGTCGGCTCGACCATGCGGTTGATCATCCGCAGCGCGGTGCTCTTGCCACTGCCCGACGAGCCGACGAACACGGTCAACTTGCCGTCGGGGACCTCGAGGCTGAGGTCGTCGACGGCGGTGTTGCCGCCGGGGAAGACCTTGCTGACCCGACAGAAGCTGATCATTGCGCCAGCGGCCGATCGAAGCCGTTGTCGCGCAACCAGTTCCGCGCGACCTGGCCGGGGTCTTTGCCCGAGTTGCCCGCCACCTCGGCGTTGAGCGCCGCGACGCCCGCGGAGGTCAGCTTCGCCGATACCGCGTCCAGCACATCCTTGAGGCGGTCAGACTTCTTCTGCGAATTCACCAGCGGCACAATGTTGCCGGCCAGGAAGTTGTGCTCGGGGTCCTCGAGTACCACCAGGTGGTTCTGCGGGACGGCCGGTGACGTGCTGAAGATGTTGGCGGCGTTGACCCTTCTTTCGACCAGCGCGCGCACGGTCACGGCCCCGCCGCCGTCTTCGATCGCAACGAAATTGCCCGGGCCGATGGTCAGCCCGTACTTCTGCTTCAGGCCGGGCAGCCCCGAGGGTCGGGCCTGGAAGTCCGACGGTGCCCCGAGCCTGACGTCCGGCGAGTGCGCTGCCAGGTCGCCGATGGTCTTCAGGTGCCAGGCCGCAGCGGTTTCGCCGGTGACGGTGATGGTGTCGGTGTCGGAAGCCGGCGAGGGCGTCAGAATGGACAGGTCGCCGGGCAGGCGCTGGTAGAGCTCCAATTCGACGGCGTCGAGCATGGTTGCGCTCGATTTGGGCTCGAAGTATTGCAAGAGGTTGCCGATGTATTCCGGCACCAAGTCCACGGAATGATCCTTCAACGCGGGGATGTATGTCTCGCGGCTGCCGATGCCCATGCGCCGCCCGACATCAAACCCGTTCACCTGCAATGCCTGTGCGTAGATCTCGGCCAGGATCTGGGATTCCGGGAAGTCGCCGGAGCCAACCACGATCGATCTCATGCTGCGGACCTGCGGCCCCAGCGGATCGGAATTGCTGCAGGACGCAAGCACACTGATCGTTGCCAAGCCCACCGCCGCGGCGACGATCGCGCGGTGCACGCGCCGCGGCATCCTCATACCCGCAGACCCTAACCGCCGCGACACCTGAACACCGCACCATTGCGCAGGCAGGACGGGGTTCGTGGCGTTGTTAGTTTCATTCTCTGGCGGATGGGGACAAGATGACACTATGAGCAGCAACTCCCCTGCCTCGCCCACGCCGCCTCCCCCCGTCGGCCCGACGCACAAAGAACCGGCTATCGGGTTCACCCGCGCCGGCGCGTTATGGTCGGCGTTGATCGCGGGCTTCCTGATCCTGATCGTGTTACTGATCTTCATTACCCAGAACACGACCTCGGCATCGTTTCAGTTTCTGGTCTGGCGCTGGAGCCTGCCGCTGGGCGTGGCAATCCTGCTGGCGACGGTCGTCGGCGGGCTGTTGACGGTGGCGGTCGGCACCGCGCGCATCAT from Mycobacterium shigaense includes these protein-coding regions:
- a CDS encoding sulfotransferase family protein, with translation MSSAGPDIADIDFDDLTSPTLTDIQRQVLEFTEAKRVDLNIDRMFAEAVDQAGVGSDLDDADGFGDRLTAHVAAIESDTSLRELTRSTLRQRVVRLLRNRLSLTQLLKRYPEIQSIPIEKPFIVVGMPRSGTTHLVNLIAADPRRRALPYWESQDPIPARGQGPDSFGVDPRYARARAEHDALMASAPVVAAMHDRFPEAIEEEVELLDLDLASYVLEWHAQVPDWRDYYLKLDQYRHYAYLKKVLQALTFLRGPRTWVLKSPQHCEQLGPLMATFPDATVAFTHRDPVAVIQSAITMMAYSDRLRRNSIDPAWLLDYWSDRVHRLLSACVRDRDIVPAERSIDISFQHLNGNEMPLLEGLYQRGGIELTPKVRRRFQQYLDDNPRGKHGRIRYGLERHFGISADELRGRFGFYFDRFDVSPE
- a CDS encoding DUF2237 family protein — translated: MADRNVLGGPLQPCGTEPLTGFYRDGCCSTGPEDRGRHTICAVMTADFLEHQRSIGNDLSTPVPEYRFPGLLPGDRWCVTALNWLRAHEDGYAAPVVLASTHESTLEVVPLDVLLEHKVDVPDDLANL
- a CDS encoding TM2 domain-containing protein encodes the protein MSTPNPPEYPPGPPPEGWQPYGYGPQPGPQFPPPSSYPPPSGYRHQPGHSAPQPYPGFQPYGGHPGYAVDPYAPFGRDLATGLPLSDKSATTAGLLQLFFGSFGIGRFYIESTQIAAAQLGLGLLGIVFSVFCLLGVPVLLGSIIWGVVDAIMMLTGNVKDDEGRKLR
- a CDS encoding cellulase family glycosylhydrolase, with amino-acid sequence MQRRTALKSPLLLAAGMALAHTPRASAVADRWTPERANAWYQSQGWLVGANYVPSTAINQFEMFQAGTYDPQRIDSELNLARSHGFNTMRVFLHDQLWATDRQGFQARLGQFVGIAARHRIKPLFVFFDSCWDPVPKAGPQHPPVPGVHNSGWVQSPGAERLGDPRYAAVMQDYVTGVLTQFRNDDRVLGWDLWNEPDNPAKEYRKVERADKLQHVAELLPQVFRWARAVDPAQPLTSGVWQGAWADRGSRSAISSIQLDNADVITFHNYGKPAEFESKIGELAPMGRPIICTEYMARPQGSTIESVLPIAKRHNVGAINWGFVAGKTQTYIPWDSWDHPYTTPPKLWFHDLVLPDGKPYRDSELQTLRGLAGAVS
- a CDS encoding SDR family oxidoreductase, which gives rise to MRIFVTGASGGIGSAVVTHLIAAGHHVVGLARSESSAARISRLGAEPLRGDVADLDVLQKAIDADGVAYLAFSHDFTLPQDFNSTGDAVGDEARAVAAIGEALVETGKPLVLANGTPAAPGRPSTETDPFMTEGPVAGRGRTGQFVVDLAERGVRSSVVRLPRSVHDAGGRYGFASLLIQAARRSGVSAYVGDGTQRWLAVHREDAAALFRIALEEAPPGSVLHAVGDEGDPMRAIAEVIGRRLGVPVASAPAEDFGPLGAIFAADQPSSSALTRQRFDWAPTHPSLLEDLEIGDYPE
- a CDS encoding TetR/AcrR family transcriptional regulator produces the protein MARWQPDARERLVAAALELFNERGYDETTVAQIAERAGLTKSTFLRHFPDKRDVLAAGQDALARLMREGIAAAPADATPLDTVCSGLKSAAAAFTPDKREFAPRLQAMVATSAELQERYALKQIGLALAMAEALQTRGIPGPTAALAAELGALAFKTAYARWIEPDETRNLGTLACEALRELHSAAANLG
- a CDS encoding nucleoside deaminase produces the protein MTQLGEAGRRRQTGSVSTTDEDLIRAALSTAMTAGSRDVPIGAVILGPDGTELARAVNAREALGDPTAHAEILAIRTAAAVLGDGWRLEGTTLAVTVEPCTMCAGALVLARVARLVFGAWEPKTGAVGSLWDVVRDRRLNHRPQVRGGVLARECAAPLEAFFARQRLG
- a CDS encoding tRNA adenosine deaminase-associated protein; protein product: MGSQRASAQGPAADAPDGFGVAVVREEGQWRCSVMGPKALTSLSAAETELRELRSAGAVFGLLDVDDEFFVIVRPAPSGTRLLLSDATAALDYDIAAEVLDNLDADIDPEDLEESEPFEEGDLGLLSDIGLPEAVLGVILDETDLYADEQLGRIAREMGFADQLSAVIDRLGR
- a CDS encoding prephenate dehydrogenase; translation: MLGLGLIGGSIMRAAAAAGREVFGYNRSVEGAQGAVADGFDATTDLTHTLTRAARTGALIVLAVPMPALPSMLAHISELAPQCPLTDVTSVKTAVLDEVKAAGLQDRFVGGHPMTGTENSGWSAGHAGLFTMAPWVVSVDDHVDPVVWWMVMTLALDCGSVVVPARSDEHDAAAAAISHLPHLLAEALAVTAAEVPLAFALAAGSFRDGTRVAGSAPDLVRAMCEANSAQLLPAVDRMIDLLSRARDSLDWDNSVAELVEAGHAAHTRYDRFPRSDIFPVVIGAEKWREELAAAGRAGGVIRSALPIRDSPR
- a CDS encoding putative glycolipid-binding domain-containing protein, which translates into the protein MNAPTDPTQPAWPAMLTWRAPDVSRMESVRVYLSGKRIRANGRIVAAATAANPAFGAFYEVQTDESGATKRFGLTVTLAERERQLAISRDEENMWLISDHHGERREGFNGALDVDVVFSPFFNALPIRRLDLQHQADSIALPMVYVHVPDMTVSAAIVNYTSTGSLDGIKLRSPVADTTVTADADGFIVDYPGLAERI
- a CDS encoding ABC transporter permease, translated to MNFVGQAVSYLLTADNWTGPVGLAARTIEHLEYTALAVGASALIAVPLGMLIGHTGRGTLLVVGTINGLRALPTLGVLLLGVLLFGLGIGPPLVALTLLGVPSLLAGTYAGIASVEPTVVDAARAMGMTEAQVLLRVEVPNALPLILGGLRNATLQVVATATVAAYASLGGLGRYLIDGIKMREFQLALVGALMVAALALALDALLAFAVWLSVPGTGRLRRSRRRDHVKPAPLGDKAAPVSGHVLR
- a CDS encoding ABC transporter permease codes for the protein MHYLLTHLGDAGRLTVVHLRLALVPVLIGLAVAVPLGMLVQRAPIPRRLTTAAASVVFTIPSLALFVALPTIIGTRILDEVNVIVALTAYTTALLVRAILEALDVVPAQVRDAATAVGYPTIKRKLKVELPLSIPVMVAGLRVVVVTNIAMVAVGSVIGIGGLGSWFTMGYQANKSDQIVAGIIVLLVLAVVLDVSILVVGRLATPWERATRRAGRRRLVPAPVVGGAR